Proteins found in one Terriglobales bacterium genomic segment:
- a CDS encoding DUF3175 domain-containing protein: MKTVSTYPPEGLFTKDASTIARTLASKKVSPKGPGSGMRMLTYFINRAGKGLSASRRAELEKAKALLHKWVEVERKKGGI, from the coding sequence GTGAAGACCGTCTCAACCTATCCTCCCGAGGGGCTGTTCACTAAAGACGCCAGCACCATCGCACGCACACTAGCCTCAAAGAAGGTTTCGCCCAAGGGACCAGGTTCGGGAATGCGCATGTTGACGTACTTCATCAACCGCGCCGGCAAAGGCCTGAGCGCCAGCCGCCGCGCTGAACTGGAGAAGGCGAAGGCGCTGCTTCACAAGTGGGTGGAGGTGGAGAGAAAGAAAGGAGGCATTTGA
- the rsmG gene encoding 16S rRNA (guanine(527)-N(7))-methyltransferase RsmG, whose product MDLVRIAELLCPFLGEDQLTDRQLEQISTYIDLLLRWNARINLTSVRDPEEIVTRHFGESLFLARHVTVSGRELRCIDVGSGAGFPGLPIKIYRPQVQLTLVESQYRKAIFLREVIRALDLRGAEVFAGRAEEMAADSGRSADLVTMRAVERFDEVLPVAVRLLGHQDQPGVLALLVGASGVNLVSWSLPQLRWREPIAVPQSKNSVLLLGSPTIKREEAPN is encoded by the coding sequence ATGGATCTGGTCCGCATCGCCGAGCTGCTTTGTCCTTTTCTCGGCGAGGACCAGCTGACTGACCGTCAGCTCGAGCAGATCTCCACCTATATCGATCTGCTTCTGCGCTGGAATGCCAGGATCAATCTCACGTCGGTGCGCGATCCGGAGGAGATCGTCACCCGGCATTTCGGCGAATCCTTGTTTCTTGCGCGCCATGTGACTGTTTCCGGCCGGGAGCTGCGCTGCATCGATGTGGGTTCGGGGGCCGGCTTCCCGGGGTTGCCAATCAAGATTTACCGTCCCCAGGTACAGTTGACGCTGGTCGAATCACAATATCGTAAGGCGATATTTTTACGCGAGGTCATCCGCGCCCTCGACCTGAGGGGCGCCGAAGTCTTTGCCGGCCGAGCCGAAGAGATGGCGGCAGATTCAGGCCGCTCAGCGGATCTGGTCACTATGCGGGCGGTGGAGCGCTTCGACGAAGTCCTTCCGGTCGCCGTGCGCCTGCTGGGTCACCAAGATCAGCCGGGAGTCCTGGCCTTGCTGGTAGGAGCGTCAGGGGTCAATCTTGTCAGCTGGTCGTTACCCCAGCTACGTTGGCGAGAGCCGATCGCGGTCCCGCAGTCTAAGAACAGCGTCCTACTGCTGGGCTCACCGACCATTAAACGCGAGGAAGCACCAAACTAG
- the obgE gene encoding GTPase ObgE, with translation MFIDEAKIRIQAGGGGNGCVAFRREKFVPRGGPSGGDGGRGGDILMESSERHNTLVHFRFNPEYKAERGRHGEGSKRTGREGESIVLKVPVGTIVYDDANGELVHDFAHPDERIVVARGGRGGRGNAQFATSTHQAPRECEPGRPGEERVLRLELKLLADVGLVGYPNVGKSTLISRISAARPKIADYPFTTLEPNLGVVAVGEEPEMISFVVADIPGLIEGAHEGAGLGTQFLRHIERTRLLVHLVDVSDSSGRPDPIKDFEVIMNELESFGAGLEHKPMMAVASKVDIANKEKVAKLKRFCKSKKHPYELYPISAVTGEGVEELKWAMAGRVKELRESAAVEAGKAETEAALLGRSNPRVSS, from the coding sequence GTGTTCATCGATGAGGCCAAGATCCGCATCCAGGCGGGCGGCGGTGGCAACGGTTGCGTTGCCTTTCGCCGCGAGAAATTTGTGCCCCGCGGGGGTCCCTCGGGTGGCGACGGCGGGCGCGGCGGCGACATCTTGATGGAATCGAGCGAGCGCCACAACACCCTGGTTCACTTCCGCTTCAATCCAGAATACAAGGCTGAGCGCGGACGCCACGGTGAGGGCTCGAAGCGCACCGGACGCGAAGGCGAGAGCATCGTTCTCAAAGTGCCCGTCGGTACGATCGTTTACGACGATGCGAACGGCGAACTGGTTCACGACTTTGCCCATCCGGACGAGCGCATCGTAGTGGCGCGTGGCGGACGCGGCGGACGCGGCAACGCGCAGTTTGCGACCTCCACGCATCAGGCGCCGCGCGAGTGCGAGCCCGGACGGCCGGGCGAAGAACGCGTCCTGAGGCTGGAGCTCAAGTTGCTCGCTGATGTGGGCCTGGTCGGCTATCCCAACGTTGGTAAATCGACACTAATCTCTCGCATTTCGGCCGCGCGTCCCAAAATCGCGGATTATCCGTTCACTACCCTCGAGCCGAATCTCGGCGTGGTGGCGGTAGGCGAAGAGCCGGAGATGATCAGCTTTGTCGTGGCCGACATCCCGGGGCTGATCGAAGGGGCACACGAGGGCGCAGGTTTGGGCACGCAGTTTCTGCGGCACATCGAGCGCACTCGGCTGCTGGTGCATCTTGTGGATGTTTCCGATTCCAGCGGGCGTCCCGATCCCATCAAAGACTTCGAAGTCATCATGAATGAACTGGAGAGCTTTGGCGCCGGCCTGGAACACAAGCCCATGATGGCGGTGGCGTCGAAGGTCGACATCGCCAACAAGGAGAAGGTGGCCAAGCTGAAACGCTTCTGCAAAAGCAAGAAGCATCCGTACGAGCTGTATCCGATCTCGGCGGTGACGGGCGAAGGCGTCGAAGAACTGAAGTGGGCGATGGCAGGGCGCGTAAAGGAACTGCGCGAGAGTGCGGCTGTAGAAGCTGGTAAAGCCGAAACGGAGGCGGCACTCCTTGGCCGCTCGAATCCAAGAGTGTCATCTTGA
- a CDS encoding DUF5009 domain-containing protein, whose protein sequence is MATTTASEKLSQELSQGPAESVSTRLVSLDVFRGLTIAGMILVNNAGDWEHVYWPLEHAPWHGWTPTDLVFPFFLFIVGVSMSLSFAARQAKGATQSSLLAHSVKRSLLIFAIGLALNAVPVFFVPGHHLRIYGVLQRIAIVYLVSSMVVLYLGRAGRLITILACLFGYWAALMLIPVPGFGAGNLTMNGNLVGFIDRKLLYEHLWIEHRFDPEGLLSNIPAVATCLVGVFVGDLLRASYSAMIKLRWLIIAGVLGLVLGKIWDLSFPINKNLWTSSYVIFTAGFAMVMLGICYWLVDIKRWRGWSRPFQFMGMNPLALYALSMLVAEFSYIVRVRFQGRMIPLKVYIFDQFYRPIASPDAASALYGLTYVLTFLILGWILYRQKIFIRV, encoded by the coding sequence ATGGCGACTACTACCGCGTCGGAAAAGCTAAGCCAGGAATTGTCGCAGGGTCCTGCCGAATCGGTCTCTACCCGCCTGGTTTCGCTCGATGTCTTTCGCGGGTTGACGATCGCGGGCATGATCCTGGTCAACAATGCTGGGGACTGGGAGCACGTTTACTGGCCTCTGGAGCACGCCCCCTGGCACGGCTGGACACCCACTGATCTGGTCTTTCCCTTTTTCCTCTTTATTGTGGGCGTTTCCATGAGCCTCTCCTTCGCCGCGCGCCAGGCGAAGGGAGCAACGCAGTCCTCCCTGCTGGCACACTCAGTCAAGCGCAGCTTGCTCATCTTCGCCATCGGGCTGGCGCTGAATGCGGTGCCGGTCTTTTTTGTCCCCGGCCACCACTTGCGGATCTATGGAGTCTTGCAGCGGATCGCGATCGTGTATCTGGTTTCCAGCATGGTTGTGCTCTACCTGGGCCGCGCGGGACGGCTGATAACAATCCTCGCCTGCCTCTTCGGTTATTGGGCCGCGCTTATGCTGATTCCGGTGCCGGGATTTGGCGCGGGAAATCTCACCATGAACGGCAATCTGGTCGGCTTTATCGATCGCAAACTACTCTACGAACACCTATGGATCGAGCATCGCTTCGATCCCGAGGGTCTGCTAAGCAATATCCCAGCCGTGGCCACCTGCCTTGTGGGGGTCTTTGTAGGCGACCTATTGCGCGCGTCGTACAGCGCAATGATAAAACTTCGCTGGTTGATCATCGCCGGGGTGCTGGGATTGGTCCTCGGCAAGATCTGGGACCTGTCGTTTCCCATCAACAAGAACCTGTGGACCAGTTCTTATGTGATTTTCACCGCTGGATTCGCCATGGTGATGCTGGGTATTTGCTACTGGCTGGTGGATATCAAGCGCTGGAGAGGCTGGAGCAGGCCGTTTCAGTTCATGGGCATGAACCCCCTGGCGCTTTATGCGCTGTCAATGCTAGTGGCAGAATTTAGCTACATTGTCAGGGTGCGCTTTCAGGGCAGGATGATTCCGCTGAAGGTCTACATCTTTGACCAGTTCTACAGGCCCATCGCCTCGCCAGATGCTGCCTCAGCTTTGTACGGGCTTACGTATGTATTGACTTTCTTGATTCTGGGCTGGATTTTGTATCGGCAGAAGATTTTCATCAGAGTGTGA
- a CDS encoding ParA family protein, translated as MGRIIAVANQKGGVGKTTTAINLAASFAAGEVPTLLVDCDPQSNSSSGVGFGRDPERLNIYQLLMGDAPAGQIIQPTELEHLWLIPSSKDLIGANVELVAQENREFRLRDAVAPLRGRFPFIVLDCPPALDLLTLNALVAADSVLIPMQAEYFALEGVSQLLDTVERIRLSFNPGIRIEGVVLTMFDDRTNLAQQVAEELRSFFGDQVFTTSVPRNIRLAEAPSHGKPALVYDVRSKGAEAYIRLAKEIMGRVMAEQQAAEAVASAAQEPTPAPQEVAS; from the coding sequence ATGGGACGTATCATCGCCGTAGCTAACCAGAAGGGCGGCGTCGGCAAGACTACCACCGCCATCAATCTCGCAGCTTCCTTCGCCGCAGGAGAGGTTCCCACCCTGCTCGTAGACTGCGACCCACAATCCAACAGCTCCAGCGGAGTTGGCTTCGGGAGAGATCCCGAGCGGCTCAACATCTATCAGCTCCTCATGGGAGACGCACCCGCCGGGCAGATCATCCAGCCCACCGAGCTCGAGCATCTTTGGCTGATTCCTTCCAGCAAGGACCTGATCGGCGCTAACGTCGAACTGGTCGCGCAGGAGAATCGAGAATTTCGTTTGCGCGACGCGGTCGCTCCGCTGCGCGGCCGCTTCCCCTTCATCGTGCTGGACTGCCCGCCGGCGCTGGACCTGCTGACCCTGAATGCGCTGGTCGCCGCCGATTCCGTGCTGATCCCGATGCAGGCGGAATACTTCGCCCTGGAGGGAGTGAGCCAGTTGCTGGACACCGTGGAGCGCATCCGGCTGAGCTTCAATCCCGGCATCCGGATCGAAGGCGTGGTTCTGACCATGTTCGACGATCGCACCAACCTGGCGCAGCAGGTGGCCGAGGAACTACGCAGCTTTTTCGGCGACCAGGTGTTTACTACTTCGGTTCCCCGCAATATCCGGTTGGCGGAGGCGCCCAGCCACGGCAAGCCGGCGCTAGTCTATGACGTGCGGTCCAAAGGGGCGGAGGCCTACATCCGGCTGGCCAAGGAGATCATGGGGCGCGTGATGGCGGAGCAGCAGGCGGCGGAGGCGGTCGCGTCTGCGGCGCAGGAACCCACGCCGGCGCCTCAGGAAGTTGCATCGTAA
- a CDS encoding ParB/RepB/Spo0J family partition protein, which translates to MINQDRKRVLGRGLSSLIPAARGDAAAATAVAALAPGPGESIHEIAVDNIAENPFQPRTHIPPESLAELTESIRVSGVLQPVILRALPGGKYQLVAGQRRVLASKGAGRTTVPAVVRQMSEQEAMEITIVENLQREDLNPIQQARAFETLSRQFAMTQEQIAQRTGKDRASVANYLRLLRLSSTAQEALSTGRLTVGHAKVILGLPTGEEQDRVISKVLAEDLSVRTTEEVVVQMLNPPPPKEKDAANSERHVDPNVREAERELERALGCRVQIHDHNGRGKILIEYKSLEDFDRVVDALGK; encoded by the coding sequence GTGATCAACCAAGACAGGAAGCGCGTGCTGGGCCGGGGCCTGAGTTCGCTGATTCCCGCAGCACGCGGAGACGCTGCTGCTGCAACCGCGGTCGCCGCCCTGGCGCCTGGGCCGGGAGAAAGCATCCACGAGATCGCAGTCGACAATATCGCCGAGAACCCTTTTCAACCGCGCACCCACATCCCGCCGGAGTCTCTGGCGGAATTGACGGAATCCATCCGCGTCTCCGGCGTGCTGCAGCCGGTGATCCTGCGCGCGCTCCCTGGGGGAAAATATCAGTTGGTGGCGGGACAGCGCCGCGTGCTGGCTTCGAAGGGCGCGGGCCGGACAACCGTGCCTGCGGTGGTGCGGCAGATGTCCGAGCAGGAAGCGATGGAGATCACCATCGTCGAGAACCTGCAGCGCGAGGACCTGAACCCCATCCAGCAGGCGCGCGCGTTTGAAACCCTCAGCCGCCAATTCGCTATGACCCAGGAGCAGATCGCGCAACGCACCGGGAAAGATCGCGCCTCAGTGGCGAATTACCTGCGCCTGCTGCGGCTTTCTTCGACGGCTCAGGAGGCGCTCAGCACAGGTCGGCTCACGGTTGGCCACGCCAAGGTCATCCTCGGATTGCCTACAGGCGAGGAGCAGGATCGCGTAATCAGCAAAGTTCTGGCGGAAGACCTGTCGGTGCGTACCACGGAAGAAGTCGTCGTCCAGATGCTCAATCCTCCGCCGCCCAAGGAGAAAGACGCGGCCAACAGCGAACGGCACGTCGATCCTAATGTCCGCGAGGCGGAACGGGAACTCGAACGCGCCCTCGGTTGCCGGGTGCAGATCCACGATCACAACGGCCGGGGGAAGATCCTGATCGAATACAAGTCGCTGGAAGACTTTGACCGCGTCGTGGACGCGTTAGGCAAGTAG
- a CDS encoding metallophosphoesterase family protein yields MPTLGVISDTHGLLRSEALDALCGCEHIIHAGDIGGPEILPALEAVAPVTAIRGNIDTQHWAETLPETTVAEFSGLLIYVLHNLQALDLNPKAAGFAAVISGHSHVPKHEVRDGILYLNPGAAGPRRFRLPVSVARVRVENGKLEPEIVLLER; encoded by the coding sequence GTGCCCACTCTCGGCGTGATCTCCGACACACACGGTCTGCTGCGTTCTGAGGCTCTCGATGCTCTCTGCGGATGTGAGCACATCATCCATGCCGGCGATATCGGCGGCCCCGAGATCCTTCCCGCGCTTGAGGCAGTCGCTCCAGTCACAGCCATTCGCGGCAACATCGATACTCAGCACTGGGCCGAGACCCTGCCGGAAACCACTGTCGCAGAGTTTTCCGGGCTTCTCATTTACGTGCTTCACAATCTTCAGGCCCTGGATCTCAATCCCAAAGCTGCCGGATTCGCCGCCGTGATCAGCGGCCATTCCCATGTCCCGAAACATGAGGTACGCGACGGCATTCTCTACCTCAACCCCGGCGCCGCCGGTCCGCGACGCTTCCGGTTACCGGTATCTGTGGCGCGGGTTCGAGTTGAGAACGGTAAATTAGAGCCCGAAATCGTATTGCTCGAGCGCTGA